The genomic region TAGGTATTCACCTGGTCGCCGCATTTCTCCACCAGGTAAAGGTCCTGGTAATACTGCCCTATCGGTATGACCATCTTGCCGCCATCCTTTAGCTGCCTGACGAGCGGGTCGGGTATCTCAGGAGCGGCGCATGCGACGCTAATCCTGTCAAAGGGGGCGTATTGCGGCAGGCCTTCGCTGCCATCACCAATAAAAACTTCTACGTTATTAAATCCAAGCTCTTTCAGGATGCGCCTCGCCCGCTCAGCCAGGCCGGCCTTTCGCTCTATAGTATATACCTTTCCAGGGCCGGCGAGGATGGACATCACCGCCGCATGGTATCCCAGGCCAGTGCCCACCTCCAGAACGCTATTGCCTTCCTTAATGTCCAGGACGTCGCACATGATCGCGACCATGCTCGGCGCCGAGATGGTCTGGCCTTCGCCTATGGGCAAGGGCACGTCATCATAGGCGTATAGCTCCATTTCCTTCGGCACGAAGCGGTGCCTCGGGGCCTTTGCCATGGCATCCAGCACCCGCTCGCTGATGCCTTGAGACCTCAGCGACTCGATCAGGTATCCTCGCTGCCTTTCCCATCCTTCTTCCTGGATGCTCTCAGCCCCTCGCCCGCAGGGCGCCTCTCACTGGACAATACCTTCGAATAGATGCGGCGGATGTCCTTGGCCCTGGCCGATTTTCCCTCCCGCTTATAAAGCCCGCCATCCCTTACCTTTATGGCGCTTACGCGCACCTCGTGCCCCTTGACCTTCAAGATGTCGCCGACCGTAAACTCATAGTCCCCATTTACCTTATAGTCCACCGACTCGGTCTTTTCCCGCCGCTGAACCGCGATCTTGACGACGACCTCGTCGATTGCCCTGGCCCAGACGGCGCGCACGTCACCGGCCTTCGCGCTCTCCGCCCGGCCCCCCGTCTTAAGCTCGAGCGACTGGACGCGCACGCCGCTCACCTCCTCGCCCACGTCCACCACGAACTCGTCGCCTACGTGCAGCTCCTCGTCCTCATTTACCTCGATCTCCTGTACGGATGACACGTCTTGCCTGCTCACTATAACCTTAAGCTTTATAGCCTTCCTCTTTTTGCTCGGCAGCCGGTGGATGAAGCCGCAGTTGTTGCACTTCAGCAGGTGGCTCTTCACCACGGTGTGCATGACTTCCTCTTCCGGGCTGCACTGGGGGCACGCAGCTTCTACTACCTCGATTTTATCCACAAACTGACTCTCCCGTGCGTTATATCAATGAACAGTGTAAATATAGCCCATATATGCATAAAGAAGTTGTCCATGGCCGCGGGCACCCCAATGTAACCGGGACCCACAGAAGCACCTTTGAG from Methanocella conradii HZ254 harbors:
- a CDS encoding protein-L-isoaspartate O-methyltransferase, whose translation is MQEEGWERQRGYLIESLRSQGISERVLDAMAKAPRHRFVPKEMELYAYDDVPLPIGEGQTISAPSMVAIMCDVLDIKEGNSVLEVGTGLGYHAAVMSILAGPGKVYTIERKAGLAERARRILKELGFNNVEVFIGDGSEGLPQYAPFDRISVACAAPEIPDPLVRQLKDGGKMVIPIGQYYQDLYLVEKCGDQVNTYNKGGVAFVPLVGKYGFK
- a CDS encoding HVO_0476 family zinc finger protein gives rise to the protein MDKIEVVEAACPQCSPEEEVMHTVVKSHLLKCNNCGFIHRLPSKKRKAIKLKVIVSRQDVSSVQEIEVNEDEELHVGDEFVVDVGEEVSGVRVQSLELKTGGRAESAKAGDVRAVWARAIDEVVVKIAVQRREKTESVDYKVNGDYEFTVGDILKVKGHEVRVSAIKVRDGGLYKREGKSARAKDIRRIYSKVLSSERRPAGEGLRASRKKDGKGSEDT